One Glycine max cultivar Williams 82 chromosome 8, Glycine_max_v4.0, whole genome shotgun sequence genomic window, TCATAGTTAATGTAATTGAGGAATGTTATGAACGCATTCTTTAATACATTGTTTTTGACACTAAAACTTATTCTGGCTTAAAAATCACGTATGTCACTGTTTAATGAATCTTATAATTTGGTGAGTCATTAGTTAATAATAATGAATGTATTAAGAATTTTGGTAGATAAAGTCGATTACATGAAATTTCAATTGCCGCTGCCGAATGGTAGCCTAGCCTTTGCTTTAAGATAGAGTCCATGAGATTGCCTATAGACAGTTTGACACCTTGCTGgcctctttttcttcatttcgaAAAATACAAAGGAATAGAATACAGCCGCCATCCTGATAGCACAGGATCTGGGCAACATTGAACGGTCTCCATAGTATCTCTCATTTTATTAGGTGGTTcggatttaatttaatattctttttgaattttttttcttagttctttcctcaattttattctttatccaaacaaaatatttgagTCGTTAACTCATTAGATATGaaagaattgaattgaattataattatctCAAACTAAACTGACTGgtatagtattttatttttgttattgaaaCTAAACTATCGAAAATCATACATTACACTTTGGTTGATATGAAAGAGatgagaaaggaagagaaatggagaaaaaagaaattaaatgtgTGATTTTCGGTAATCTAGTTGAGTTAAAAGGAAcggaaattcaaaaaaaaaaaatggtgctCTTGTCCCATTTATTTTAATGTCGGAGTTTCCTTGCATAGTAGTGCCCATATTCTCGTCAATGGAGGTGTGTTGGAGGTCGTCTTCTGCAGGTGCCCAAATCTACTCATGATGTCGTGCTGAGCTTGAGATGACTTCATTCCGGTGACAATGGTGATCTGTTGAGTTCTCTGATCGTTGAAATTGATCCGATTCTGATGTGACGAGATAAGTGAATTTTTGCAAATAAATAGACAGCATTGTTCAAATAACACAGCATTTTTACAAATCACAGGTGtgagtttttttattcctaccaaacgacttttaattcaaatgtttttcttctattttcaccttattttttttcaactaaactttcattttcacttattttccacctatttcttcttttctctcttattcAGTTCCAAGTTTTCCCTTTCTTTCCTAGGAACCAAACACCGTAAAGCAATTGGCAATTTGGCAGCATAGTTGCATCACTATAAATGTTTTATTCAGTTTCACTCTCGAGTAGCGGACGAATTACGCTGATTTTAAGATAAACACAAAATCGTTCGAGTAAACTGAAGTTTTCAAAAAGACCTGCGAAGAGAAAAAAtgacagaaaaaaaatgagaattggCTATTTCCAATTGGACAAAACAATAGTTCATATACTAAGCATAAATACATAAAATCTCGTCAATAAAGTCATTAAATAACGTTGTAAAAAGTGGTATACCAAAACTAAACCCTTGCTAATACGGTCAAACCAGTAAAATCAACCCTCAAAATTTCTACTAATCGTTGACTTGCGCAAAAAGGCCTTGTAAAACACCAAAATAATTTCAGAATGAGACGAgaacaaattcaaaatcaacatGGTTTCATACCAAAAATTGCAGAACAGAAAGCTACGCATATAAATAATGGGAATGTTGTGTAATAAAATATACCACTCATACTTgtaaaaacgaaaaaaattCAACCTTAGCAAAAAAGATTTAGCAAAGTCATAAATGTGCTATTCTCAAAATTTCAGATACGAAAATCGTCTGATATTGATCTaaaagccaacaagaaaagatTCATTCAACTAATCAAATGATTGAACAGTGCCACAGCTCAATTCATTCTCCTGATTAGCTCATTGATGTAATTCTCCCGGTTTCCAGCATCACCTCCCTCGACATAGtggtttctcttcttctttaagCCACCCAAAGGAGCCTTGAGCTTAAATGGCCAAAGGAAGTTGTTAGCCTCCTTAAAGTGAGGCCCAACAGTGATGATCTCATGGATCAGATCTTCAGTGGAAATGATTCCATATTTGCCCAGCGCCTGTCATCCAAGCAAGTCAGAAGCATGTAgtgaattaattcaaatttgtaaTACAGAATTGTAAATTAACAATACCTGCTCAATGATGGAGTTGTCAGTTAGAGCAGTCCTCTGCTtgtttagctttccataccctCTCTTGTAAATAAGTTCTCTCACACTCTTAAGATTTGGGTATCTAAAACAAAAGCAGAAGTCTCATTAGCAGTTATAAAAACctataatcataattaaataagtatGGCAGGGAAGTAAACATACCCATAAGTCACATAGGGCTCAACTCTGTGCAGCATGTTCACTGTGGCTTTGTTAACTTTGAGAAATACACCATTGAAAATCTGTTTTACAAAAAGATAAGGATCAGCATCACCAAATTGCTTCTATATgaatacaaatacaaatattCAGTATAATGGTGCTCTTTGCATGCTCAAAAATGCATCCTATACTTCAAATGGAAACAAGTTGCATGGATTGAGCACAACAAAACAAATCCCAAGCATCCAATAGTTGCTATCAAACTAAATAAACTACAAGTATACTGATCCTCAAAGTACAGGCACTTTAACAGGTcacaagattaaaatttaatctaaGGCCAAGGGATCAAACATGAAATCATTGCCTGGGGAACACAATGAAAGCAGCAAAGTAATTGGATTAGAATATTTCTCTGACTAACTTTATTGCCCTCTTCTTTTGTTTCTCCAAGAAGAAAGAACACATAAAAACCTTCATGGTCCAACTATCCTAACACTAACTAGAAATGAGAATCATAACAAGGCATGGAATAGAGCAAAGCATCAAAATACCATTTAAGCATTCTATTACAAATATACAAGTAATACCTGTCTCAATCGCAACAGCTGCAGGATCTTCCTTGATTTGGGATCCATGGCATTAATACTGAAAAAACACAATTACATAGTCAGACCAACCTGAATATTCTAAAATCTCTAATGAAGCAGATgcaaataaacaaagaaacaCATACCCACGAATGCGAACAATAAACAAGAGCTTAGCCTCTGGATCGACATAGAATCCACCTTTCAGCTTGGCCTCGCGTTTCAACCGAATCAATTCCTTCTCCTATTATAATCACGACAACAGGTTCAGAAACGAAAGAGAAAAATTGCAAATAAAACAAACTTAGGGTAAGAAAGGTGTACCTGGTGATCGTACTCCTTAGCGTACTGCTTAGCTCTGTTGTAGATGAGTTTGCGGCTCTCGGCTCTCTTCTTCTTCGCAGCCTCGAGGTCTTGCTTCTTGGCCAACGCCCATTCCTCCTCTCTCTTCTGCTTCTTCAAAACAGACTCTGGAACCACGGCCTTCACTTCTTCACCCATCTCTGTCGTTCGTACAATCAATTCAAATCTCAGATCTAAACACTTATATGGCGGATTAAGCAAAATGCAGAGACTTAAAGAAGAACAATGGAAGATTAAAGATGGAACAATAGGAACGTACCGAGCAATGGTAAGGATTCGCCTCTTGGGTGACTGCGAGCGAATTAGGGTTTTCTCGGCGGGCTAGACAACACGTGAAATGAAATAGGTCGGGTTTTTGTAGTAGCTGTGTGCCCTGGGGCTTCTCACATTCCACGGTTCTGATTCCTCTTTCGCTTCCATGTTTGATTCTGACCGTCGATGAATATGAGACCACTCTTGGATCATAAGCCCGTCTCCATTTTCACACCCAATAGGCCCAAACATCTCAAATGGCCTTTTTGCggatcacatttttttaaatgcttaccGGTTCCATTAACTTATGTGAAAtgcaaaattaatcattaattaattaatatttgtcaatatataaaataaaatttcaatgtgTAGGTATATGTCACGTAATATTATATGTGTTCCCTTTTATTGAAATGTAGTATTTTTaactcataaaaatataaaattccaGTAAATAAAGTGATTGTAACAAGTATATATTCTGATTTAAACTAATTAAGGTAAttataattagtataaaaatattttaaattaagataatgTAATGATTGCATTATCTTAAGATGTATAATTATTTAACGAATTTAATTACTACTATTTTTTTGTGACAAGAAAGCATAGCAAAATAAAACAGTACCTACGAGAAAAAGATAATTACATGTaatctaattttaatatattatgacTAGTAATTCTTGTTAgcaataatttttatcttactaggtcaaaaatattttttgaacgATACTTGTGATTCCTACCAAAATTCCAAATAATTATTCTGATTACTTTTAATATTGTTCTTACCTTTCAACacactaatttaattttaatatttaagtactttctttcattaaaaatttataagttacttttaatatattacaaACAGTggtttttattactattaacatttccaaacttttcaaaatttaaatttgttgacaaatatattattaaaagatgaaaaaataaaatttagttcttATGAGGGTaaaaagtgaaacaaatttGTCTTAATGTTAAGTTCACCCGTTTACGTTAGGGAACTCACCTAAGTGGCATGCAAAAACGAAAAtcttatgaaattgatgttcACATGGTCATATAGACTAAAGTTACTAATAAATACatccataattttaaaaatttattgatatttttggccttcaaagatataattttttaacaaatatatccACTAAATATATAAAACCTAATTAGTCAGCATCAATGACAAGATACTATAAAAGGTTTATATATTTCGTGGATATATTATCAAtaagttgtattttttaataacaaaaatgtcaataaattgttaaatttaagGGTATATCTATTGGAAATTTTAGTCCTTATGTTCATGGGAATATCAATTTCATGATATTTTTGTCCTCACATGCCAAGTTGGCGAGTTCTTTATTGTTAAGGGATAAAAATTAACCATGAGATGAATTTGTCTCACTTTTTATGCTTTAaaggtctaatttttttttcattttttaaggaCATATTTGTTATTGTCACACActtttaaagatgaaaaatacaatttattcttctaattatttcaaaaagacaaatattttactcttcttttattaataattattataaatatttagcaCAATTGATTTAGGAAATATATTGGAGttagattttaaaagattattttgatataaaagatcatgtagatttaaattaaaaaaaatttaaaaaatgtaatgaattatgatatttttaaaagatttttacaataagattttaaaacttagattttaatgaatttatatcataaaaattcaacgacttaaattttttttataaatttacaaaattttaaaggatttgataaatttaaaaaaaaaacattaaaagttacgagagttaataaaaaaatagcaaataaataaaaagaatattatttattgtaacatttatcatatcaattaagaaaatcaatttttaaaaaataacaaaaatcagAATTAACAACGTGGACGGAAGTGAGTATAGCCTGTGTGCACTGGCTTTCGATGTTTTTTGACAGGAACCAACACAAAAATGCAGTACCACACCACCATTATTCCATTAAAGACACAAATCCAGACGAGTTCGTCCCCGGCACCAATTTTGGCTGTTGCGAtcaatctcccccttttgtAGTTGATTTTTGTTGCTTTATTTACTGTTTGTGTCTGCTCTTGCGACGTTGTGTTGTGTCTACTTGCGAGTCTCGTTGGCAATTGTAGCAATGTTGATGTTGGGGTGTTGCAATTCTGCTCGCGTTTGCTATTCCTAGATGTTGCGTTCTTTTTGTGAATCTTGGATTCTACATTCAGCTTGTTGCATTCTTCTTGGAGAGTTGTTGTTTTTCTTCTGTTGCTGGAGTGTTGCGAATCTGCTCACACTAACAATGTTTGTCTTTGATTGTGGTGATTCTACTTTGATTGTTGCTGGAGTTTTGTTGTTCCTTTCATGtggttgtttttttaaaataaaataaagaaagtgCCCGGTTATtaactttcattattttaaattaattatttgaaatattaattaagttaaatgttttagataaaaaaattaaaaaatatcaaactaatacattttaaaaacataaaaaattaaaataatttttttagtgaaataaaattaaaataaaattgaatgaaCCAAAAATGACAAAAGTTCTTTCTAATAAACTCACGGCACTTGTGTTAATTTTGTTACGTGATTTAATGCAATGAATCCACAACGGGAAGGGGAAGCAAACACAAACGTAACATAATAAGCCTTAATTAACACAGTTAGTCCCTTTCTTTCCTTGATCCTTTGAGCTCCTCATCTCCATTCATTTATATATGTTATGATTGACGTTGGGGTGTCTTAATTCCCATGTTCTTGAAGGAATTCCCATAATTGACCTCCCTCGCTCCAACAACCAACCACACATCCGCGTGCATGAAAAGAGTAACCAACCATGTCATTCCAAGGATGGGTTTGACAGCGTCGAAATACTgaagaagagaaggagaaaGGCGAGAAAAGCACGAAATTCCAAAAATTTTAGCTGTTTGAAAGATATGAAATAGACATGAAACATTTGAATTTTTGGATGGATTCTACTGGAGTAATCTTTTACATGTATGAGAAAAAGTGCGGAGAAGTTTTACATGTATGAGAAAAAGTGCAGAGAAGCTTTTAGTTCTGTGGACAGCTCTTTCTCCTGCTGGCATGCACTAATTTGTTGGtttctttcaaatatatatattttttatttaatattgattgttcttctttttttcttacagattaaataactttaattcaaatatttcttttatctttcactTATCTCATACTAAACAATctttatttctcatttatttatctttttttttctttcctcacATACCTATTTTTTCCCTCTCTCTGTTTCTCCTCCTCCCACTAAACACAACCTAAAACATTATTAGAGTCAAGGGAAGAAGGTTAACAGAGATTCTACTTTTATTTCAATGAACATCACTGGAATGGATTCCAAACTTAATTTAGGCAATTCATCTTCACTTGTTAAATTATGCATAAAGCACAACTGgttttcccttctttttttttccttgtaattCATCAAGTAGTTAATGAGTTGTGAATACTTAAAAGAATGTGAATATGAAGATATAAGATTAGTTTAATGATTAAAGAAGAAATGAATGTCTGAAAGATTGTGAATTCAATCTCTTTTACTAACAAAAGCTGACATTCTAACAATTAAacactttcttaaaaaaaaagatgtgaaTATGACATGGATATGATCCTAAGAGATGGAAAACTTGTCCTTCAAGCTTATTATAGCTTTGACCTTAAGCATTCAGGCAAATAGGTTTCATGAAATATCaaactaacttcttttttttcatgcacAGGAAGGCGAAGAGAGATCCAAGGGAGTCAATAGCTGCGGTGAGTGAAGCAATTGCTTGAAGGAGTGAACAAATGGAAAAGACATAAGAAATATGATAGCGAAACATGGGTGCAGGAAGCATCAGTTAATGGGTCTAGTGAAGGAAGGAACACAGGGGTGTAATTAGAAGAGCGGACCAAGAGAACAATTACAAAGCCTGCGTACCTGAGGGACTATGTGTGAATGATGCTTGTCATGGCTGAGCTAGCAACAAGGGATTTGCAGGATAATGTTGGTCTACCTTTAGGAGACAACATAACCAATTCTATTATTGTAATATTCCCTAGCACAAAATTACAATTCAGTTAGTGAGAATCATAGTATAAATATACCCATGTAATAAGCTGCAgatcaatgaaaaaatatacttgccttcCCCGTCTCTCTTCTTGAAGGTACTGGCCCCTCGAAGCCAACTGCTAGCTATTTTCCTATCAATTTTGGTGTTGTCATTGTTATGGCTGATGCTTTCAGGGCCAAGGGGTCCTCAAATAAGCTGGAAGATGCCATTCTCAAACTCACCAACCACCAATTGTCCCTTGGTGAAATAATGCAATCCATGTCCCTTAAGTTTGATGAACTTCTTCTTCGCATGTCACCATTGCTTTCCACGCCTACGTCCGTGCCACCACCCATGACGACCCTACCACTTGTTTCTGCAACAAATCACCGCATGAAACTAGATGTACCGAGGTTCGATGGCATGACCCCTTTGGTTGAATCTTCAAGATCAACCAATTTTTCGAGTACCATGCTACCCCGGAGCAAGAACGACTCATTATCGTTTCTTTCTATATAGAAGGCAGAGCCCTCACTTGGTTCTAGTGGATGACCAACAATGGTCAATTCACTTCATGGCCCGCGTTTCTCCAAGCCCTCCAAACTCGTTTCGTGCCCTCTCACTATGACGACCTTACTGGGACTCTTTTCAAATTGACTCGGAAAGGAACAGTAGCACAATACCTGTCGGAGTTTGAAGATTTGGCCAACCGATTAGTTGGTCTTCCTTCCTAATTCCTTCTAAGTTGCTTTATTTCTGGCCTCACTCCGGAAATTCATCGGGAGGTGCAGGCGTTACAGCCCTTGACTCTTGTCCAGGCAGCCGGGCTCGCGTGACTCCAAGAGGAGAAACTCTTGGACACGCGCCACGTCTTGCACAGTCAACCACTACCCGTCGTCTCACTGCCGCCCTCGTGTCCTATGGTGACTCCATATCTCCTTCCCTCGCCACCATGCCCACCGCCATCAACCCTCAAATGCTTATCTCCGGAGGAGATAGTATCTCATCGCGAACGCAGATTGTGcttcaattgcgatgagaaatACCATCGAGGTCACCACTGTACCTCTAGGTTTTTTCTCTTGGTGGCAGATGAAGAGGACGCCCCTTTAGCTCATATAGAGGGTCTTGACCCGCCTCCTGACCCACTCGATACCCATGACCCATTTGCGGCccaaataagttttaactcttTAGCGGGTCAAATGGCCCCGAAAACACTCCGCCTGTTAGGTATGCTCGTCGGCCACCAGGTCGTCATCCTCGTGGATGGTGGGAGTACCCACAACTTCATTCAGGAAGAGTTGGTGTGTCAACTCGGGTTTCCCTCGTAAGAAACGAATCCATTGTGAGTCATGGTTAGTAATGGACAACATCTGGAATGTACTCGCTGGTGCGAAGCAGTTTCTGTTAACATTTAGGCGACCACCTTCACCATTGACCTGTACATGTTACCAATTTCAGGTGCAAATATTGTTCTGGGTTTTCAATGGCTCAAATCCCTTGTGCCGGTCCTCACTGACTATAATACCCTGTGTATGAAGTTCTTCCATGATGATCGCCTGGTTGAACTTAAAGGAGATAATGAGTCCACCTTAAACTTGTTGACGCTGCCGCAATTTCGTCGGTTACTCAAAAAACAGGGAGCTAGTTTCTACTACCACATCGCGGTGATTTCAAATGAGGTCAACTCTGACCATAACAGGGATCCTCTTCCTGCAATCCAGGCCTTAATTACTCAATTCAACGCCCTGCGAGGGAGACTGACCATCATATTCACTTGCTTCCCCAGTTTGCTTCGGTGAACGTGCGACCATATAGGTACCCTCATTACTAGAAATGCGGAATTGAACTCCAGGTTAAGTCCATGATACAGAAGAGCCTCGTTTAACCCAACACCAGTTTGTTTTCATCATCGGTATTACTCGTTAAGAAACAAGATGGCTCTTGGAGATTCTGTGTTGACTACAGAGCTTTGAACGCAATCATTGTACGTGATAGATTTCCAATTCCTACCATTGACAAACTCTTAGACGAATTGGGTGGAGCTAGCTGGTTCTCAAAGCTGGATTTATTGCAGGGATATCATCAAATCAAGATGCATTCTGGGGACATAGCTAAAACGGAATTTCATACACATCATGGACATTACGAGTTCAAGGTAATGCCCTTTGGGTTGTGTAATGCTCCCTCATTTTTTTAGGCAATGATTAATATGATCTTTCATCCGTATCTTTGGCGCTTCATCATTGTCTTTTTCAATGACATACTTATTTACAGTGGCTCTTTCGATGACCATGTGATTCACTTGGAGAAAACATTCCAGGTCCTTTTTGACAACCAATTCGTCCTCAAATTATCCAAATGCTCTTTTGCCCAGTCGCAGGTGGAGTATCTCGGCCATCTAGTTTCTAAAAGGGGAGTGGAACCAGTTGCTTCGAAAGTGGGTGCCATTCGTCAATGGCCCGTTCCTCAGTCCACCAAAGCTCTAAGGAGCTTTCTGGGTCTTGTAAGCTTCTACCACCGACTTATAAAGGGATATGCTATAATTGCAACCCTATTAGTCAAGGCCACTACGATAGAGCCTTTCCAGTGGACAACTTTGGCCCAAATTGCTTTTGAGC contains:
- the LOC100813342 gene encoding 60S ribosomal protein L7-4-like — translated: MGEEVKAVVPESVLKKQKREEEWALAKKQDLEAAKKKRAESRKLIYNRAKQYAKEYDHQEKELIRLKREAKLKGGFYVDPEAKLLFIVRIRGINAMDPKSRKILQLLRLRQIFNGVFLKVNKATVNMLHRVEPYVTYGYPNLKSVRELIYKRGYGKLNKQRTALTDNSIIEQALGKYGIISTEDLIHEIITVGPHFKEANNFLWPFKLKAPLGGLKKKRNHYVEGGDAGNRENYINELIRRMN